A stretch of Elgaria multicarinata webbii isolate HBS135686 ecotype San Diego chromosome 5, rElgMul1.1.pri, whole genome shotgun sequence DNA encodes these proteins:
- the SLITRK6 gene encoding SLIT and NTRK-like protein 6 has translation MTMNLWIITLSLMGVACDVLQFEPALPSTIGSCQVLCSCEEKDGTFMINCEERGIKEVSQVHVPPSRPFHLSLLNNSLTMLHMNDFSSFINALSLHLGFNYIVDIEPGAFNGLSLLKQLHINHNSLEVLKEDTFHGLENLEFLQADNNFITIIESSAFSKLNRLKVLILNDNAIEFLPPNVFRFVPLTHLDLRGNQLQTLPYVGFLEHIGRILDLQLEDNKWLCNCDLLELKSWLENMPPQSIIGDVVCHSPPILKGNILSRLKQESLCPTHPTNDLDSPSGSLPLVVTTSISDGHYSTKVIPIFKAPTKESGLTLHVTKPATLLPGIYCPVPCQCTSLTLSGILMQCMEQNIESLSDLGPPPPNPKKLILAGNIIQTLLKSDLVDYGSLEMLHLGNNRIEVLEEGSFINLTRLQKLYLNGNHLTKLSRNLFLGLQHVEYLYLEYNAIKEILPGTFNPMPKLKVLFLNNNLLQTLPPHIFSGVPLARLNLKTNQFSHLPIGNVLDDLDLLIQIELEENPWDCTCDSVGLQQWIQKLNRNAMTGEILCTSPRHLAKKELRTLNSDMLCPGLINSPALPTHASFIIVTTSPTTANTADTILRSITDAIPLSVLILGLLVMFILVIFCAAGIVVLVLHRRRRYKKKQADEQLRDNSPVQLQYSMYGHKTTHHTTERPATTLYEQRMISPMVQVYRSPSFSPKFADHQEERNNKDGNDSKHLRRSLLERENSSPLTGSNVKYKATDQSAEFLSFQDASSLYRNILEKERELQQLGITEYLRKNIAQLHPDMEVHYPGAHEEFKLMEKLMYSRPRKVLLEQTKNEYFELKANLHAEPDYLEVLEQQT, from the coding sequence ATGACCATGAATCTCTGGATAATTACGTTAAGTTTGATGGGGGTTGCTTGTGATGTGCTACAATTCGAACCAGCTTTACCTTCAAccattggttcttgtcaggtgCTGTGTTCTTGTGAAGAAAAGGATGGAACCTTTATGATAAACTGTGAAGAAAGAGGCATCAAGGAGGTATCTCAAGTACATGTTCCACCATCCCGGCCTTTCCACCTTAGTCTTCTAAACAACAGTTTGACCATGCTACACATGAATGATTTCTCCAGCTTTatcaatgctctctctctccaccttggATTTAACTATATTGTAGACATTGAACCAGGAGCATTTAATGGGCTAAGTCTACTGAAGCAGCTTCATATCAATCACAACTCTTTAGAAGTACTTAAAGAGGACACATTTCATGGGCTGGAGAACTTGGAATTCCTTCAAGCAGACAACAATTTCATCACAATAATTGAATCAAGTGCCTTCAGCAAGCTCAACAGGCTTAAGGTGCTCATTTTAAATGATAATGCCATTGAGTTTCTTCCTCCCAATGTATTTCGCTTTGTGCCATTAACTCACTTGGATCTTCGTGGAAACCAGCTGCAAACTCTACCTTATGTTGGCTTTTTAGAACATATCGGTAGAATTTTAGATCTTCAGCTGGAAGATAACAAATGGCTCTGTAATTGTGACCTTCTGGAGTTAAAGAGTTGGTTAGAAAACATGCCTCCCCAGTCTATAATAGGTGATGTTGTATGCCACAGCCCCCCCATATTGAAAGGTAACATTTTAAGTAGATTAAAACAGGAATCACTCTGTCCCACTCACCCTACAAATGACCTTGACTCCCCATCAGGGTCATTGCCGTTAGTGGTTACCACATCAATAAGTGATGGTCACTACTCAACCAAGGTGATACCTATTTTTAAAGCTCCTACTAAGGAATCCGGTTTAACACTTCATGTAACAAAGCCAGCTACTCTGCTTCCTGGAATATATTGTCCTGTCCCCTGTCAGTGCACTAGCCTTACCCTTTCAGGGATTTTAATGCAATGCATGGAACAAAACATTGAAAGCCTGTCGGATTTAGGGCCTCCCCCTCCAAATCCGAAAAAGCTTATTCTAGCAGGAAATATAATTCAGACTTTACTGAAATCAGACCTGGTAGACTATGGTAGTCTAGAAATGCTTCACTTGGGAAACAATCGTATTGAAGTCCTAGAAGAAGGATCCTTTATAAATCTCACCAGACTGCAGAAATTATATCTCAATGGCAATCATCTCACCAAACTGAGTCGCAATTTGTTTTTAGGCTTGCAACATGTTGAGTATTTGTATCTTGAATATAATGCCATCAAGGAGATCTTACCAGGGACATTTAATCCAATGCCTAAACTTAAGGTCCTCTTCTTAAATAATAACCTTCTGCAGACTTTGCCACCCCATATTTTTTCTGGAGTTCCTCTCGCCAGGCTAAATCTGAAAACCAACCAGTTCTCacatttgcccatagggaatgtCTTAGATGATCTAGATCTACTAATACAAATTGAGCTGGAAGAAAACCCTTGGGATTGTACTTGTGACTCAGTTGGGCTGCAGCAATGGATACAAAAgctgaatagaaatgcaatgacaGGTGAAATTTTATGTACATCTCCGAGGCATTTAGCTAAAAAGGAACTGAGAACTCTGAATAGTGACATGTTATGTCCAGGCTTAATCAACAGCCCAGCCCTCCCAACTCATGCTAGTTTCATAATAGTCACAACATCACCAACCACTGCCAACACAGCAGACACCATTCTGCGATCAATCACCGATGCCATCCCTCTTTCTGTTTTAATCCTGGGGCTTTTGGTTATGTTTATACTTGTCATTTTTTGCGCAGCTGGCATTGTTGTCCTCGTTCTCCATCGACGGAGAAGATACAAAAAGAAGCAGGCAGATGAACAGCTGCGGGACAACAGCCCGGTACAGCTTCAGTACAGCATGTATGGTCACAAAACAACACACCACACCACTGAGCGCCCTGCCACAACCTTGTATGAACAGCGTATGATCAGCCCCATGGTTCAAGTGTATCGAAGTCCATCCTTCAGTCCCAAATTTGCAGACCATCAAGAGGAGAGGAACAACAAGGATGGAAATGATTCTAAACACCTTCGCAGAAGTCTCTTAGAAAGGGAGAACTCCTCCCCTCTGACAGGGTCAAATGTTAAATACAAAGCTACGGACCAATCAGCTGAGTTCCTGTCCTTCCAGGATGCAAGCTCTTTGTATAGGAACATtcttgaaaaagagagagaacttcAGCAACTAGGGATAACTGAGTATCTACGGAAAAACATTGCCCAGCTACACCCTGATATGGAAGTACATTATCCAGGAGCTCATGAAGAGTTCAAGCTGATGGAGAAACTTATGTACTCCAGACCGAGAAAGGTTTTATTAGAACAGACTAAAAATGAGTATTTTGAGCTCAAGGCCAACCTGCATGCAGAACCTGATTACCTGGAAGTCTTGGAACAGCAAACATAA